A section of the Cydia splendana chromosome 1, ilCydSple1.2, whole genome shotgun sequence genome encodes:
- the LOC134789606 gene encoding glutamate-gated chloride channel isoform X5, whose product MDVSRPSCAAFFCLLLLCFTQFAECVNAKINFREKEKQILDQILGPGRYDARIRPSGINGTDGPAVVSVNIFVRSISKIDDVTMEYSVQLTFREQWLDERLKFNNLGGRLKYLTLTEANRVWMPDLFFSNEKEGHFHNIIMPNVYIRIFPNGNVLYSIRISLTLSCPMNLKLYPLDKQTCSLRMASYGWTTDDLVFLWKEGDPVQVVKNLHLPRFTLEKFLTDYCNSKTNTGEYSCLKVDLLFKREFSYYLIQIYIPCCMLVIVSWVSFWLDQGAVPARVSLGVTTLLTMATQSSGINASLPPVSYTKAIDVWTGVCLTFVFGALLEFALVNYASRSDMHRENLKKTRREMEAATANLDAASDLLDTDSNATFAMKPLRGGEPKMRQCEVHMNPARKNCCRLWMSKFPTRSKRIDVISRITFPLVFALFNLAYWSTYLFRDEDEEN is encoded by the exons ATGCGTGAACGCGAAGATAAACTTCAGGGAGAAGGAGAAACAGATCCTGGACCAGATCCTCGGGCCGGGGCGGTACGACGCGCGCATCCGGCCGTCCGGTATCAACGGGACTG ATGGGCCTGCGGTTGTGAGCGTGAATATATTTGTCAGAAGTATATCAAAGATCGATGACGTCACGATG GAATACTCCGTTCAGCTGACGTTCAGAGAACAATGGTTAGACGAACGGTTGAAATTCAACAACTTGGGCG GCCGGCTCAAATACCTAACCCTCACGGAGGCCAACCGTGTGTGGATGCCGGACCTGTTCTTCTCGAACGAGAAAGAGGGCCACTTCCACAACATCATCATGCCGAACGTCTACATCCGGATCTTCCCCAACGGCAACGTGCTGTACAGCATCCGAATCTCGCTGACTCTGTCGTGCCCCATGAATCTGAAGCTGTACCCGCTGGACAAGCAGACTTGCTCACTCAGGATGGCCAGTT ACGGCTGGACGACAGATGACCTGGTGTTCCTATGGAAGGAAGGTGACCCAGTGCAAGTCGTCAAGAACCTACACCTACCGCGCTTCACGCTCGAGAAGTTCCTCACTGATTACTGCAACAGCAAGACTAATACTG GTGAATACAGTTGCCTGAAGGTAGACTTGCTGTTCAAGCGCGAGTTCAGTTACTACCTGATCCAGATCTATATCCCCTGCTGTATGCTGGTCATCGTGTCCTGGGTGTCCTTCTGGCTAGACCAGGGCGCGGTCCCAGCCAGGGTGTCGCTAG GAGTAACAACGCTCCTGACGATGGCGACCCAGTCGTCAGGGATCAACGCCTCCCTGCCTCCCGTCTCCTACACGAAGGCCATCGACGTGTGGACGGGCGTCTGTCTCACCTTCGTCTTCGGAGCGTTGCTAGAATTCGCTCTAGTGAACTATGCGTCCCGCTCCGATATGCACAG AGAGAACCTGAAGAAGACGCGCAGGGAGATGGAGGCGGCCACAGCGAACCTGGACGCCGCCTCGGACCTGCTGGACACAGACAGCAACGCCACCTTCGCGATG AAACCGCTGCGCGGCGGCGAACCGAAGATGCGGCAGTGCGAGGTCCACATGAACCCCGCGCGCAAGAACTGCTGTCGCCTGTGGATGTCCAAGTTCCCCACCCGCTCTAAGAGGATAGACGTCATCTCAAGGATCACCTTCCCGCTGGTCTTCGCCCTCTTCAACCTGGCCTACTG GTCAACTTACTTATTCCGCGACGAGGACGAAGAGAACTGA
- the LOC134789606 gene encoding glutamate-gated chloride channel isoform X6, which translates to MDVSRPSCAAFFCLLLLCFTQFAECVNAKINFREKEKQILDQILGPGRYDARIRPSGINGTGEAPTLVRVNLYLRSISKIDDYKMEYSVQLTFREQWLDERLKFNNLGGRLKYLTLTEANRVWMPDLFFSNEKEGHFHNIIMPNVYIRIFPNGNVLYSIRISLTLSCPMNLKLYPLDKQTCSLRMASYGWTTDDLVFLWKEGDPVQVVKNLHLPRFTLEKFLTDYCNSKTNTGEYSCLKVDLLFKREFSYYLIQIYIPCCMLVIVSWVSFWLDQGAVPARVSLGVTTLLTMATQTSGINASLPPVSYTKAIDVWTGVCLTFVFGALLEFALVNYASRSNKHRENLKKTRREMEAATANLDAASDLLDTDSNATFAMMRQCEVHMNPARKNCCRLWMSKFPTRSKRIDVISRITFPLVFALFNLAYWSTYLFRDEDEEN; encoded by the exons ATGCGTGAACGCGAAGATAAACTTCAGGGAGAAGGAGAAACAGATCCTGGACCAGATCCTCGGGCCGGGGCGGTACGACGCGCGCATCCGGCCGTCCGGTATCAACGGGACTG GCGAAGCTCCCACGTTAGTGCGAGTCAACCTGTATCTCCGATCCATCAGCAAAATAGATGATTATAAAATG GAATACTCCGTTCAGCTGACGTTCAGAGAACAATGGTTAGACGAACGGTTGAAATTCAACAACTTGGGCG GCCGGCTCAAATACCTAACCCTCACGGAGGCCAACCGTGTGTGGATGCCGGACCTGTTCTTCTCGAACGAGAAAGAGGGCCACTTCCACAACATCATCATGCCGAACGTCTACATCCGGATCTTCCCCAACGGCAACGTGCTGTACAGCATCCGAATCTCGCTGACTCTGTCGTGCCCCATGAATCTGAAGCTGTACCCGCTGGACAAGCAGACTTGCTCACTCAGGATGGCCAGTT ACGGCTGGACGACAGATGACCTGGTGTTCCTATGGAAGGAAGGTGACCCAGTGCAAGTCGTCAAGAACCTACACCTACCGCGCTTCACGCTCGAGAAGTTCCTCACTGATTACTGCAACAGCAAGACTAATACTG GTGAATACAGTTGCCTGAAGGTAGACTTGCTGTTCAAGCGCGAGTTCAGTTACTACCTGATCCAGATCTATATCCCCTGCTGTATGCTGGTCATCGTGTCCTGGGTGTCCTTCTGGCTAGACCAGGGCGCGGTCCCAGCCAGGGTGTCGCTAG GAGTAACAACGCTCCTGACGATGGCCACCCAGACGTCAGGCATCAACGCGTCCCTGCCGCCCGTCTCCTACACCAAGGCCATCGACGTCTGGACCGGCGTCTGTCTGACATTCGTCTTCGGAGCGTTACTGGAGTTCGCTCTGGTCAACTATGCGTCTCGCTCCAACAAGCACAG AGAGAACCTGAAGAAGACGCGCAGGGAGATGGAGGCGGCCACAGCGAACCTGGACGCCGCCTCGGACCTGCTGGACACAGACAGCAACGCCACCTTCGCGATG ATGCGGCAGTGCGAGGTCCACATGAACCCCGCGCGCAAGAACTGCTGTCGCCTGTGGATGTCCAAGTTCCCCACCCGCTCTAAGAGGATAGACGTCATCTCAAGGATCACCTTCCCGCTGGTCTTCGCCCTCTTCAACCTGGCCTACTG GTCAACTTACTTATTCCGCGACGAGGACGAAGAGAACTGA
- the LOC134789606 gene encoding glutamate-gated chloride channel isoform X10, whose product MDVSRPSCAAFFCLLLLCFTQFAECVNAKINFREKEKQILDQILGPGRYDARIRPSGINGTGEAPTLVRVNLYLRSISKIDDYKMEYSVQLTFREQWLDERLKFNNLGGRLKYLTLTEANRVWMPDLFFSNEKEGHFHNIIMPNVYIRIFPNGNVLYSIRISLTLSCPMNLKLYPLDKQTCSLRMASYGWTTDDLVFLWKEGDPVQVVKNLHLPRFTLEKFLTDYCNSKTNTGEYSCLKVDLLFKREFSYYLIQIYIPCCMLVIVSWVSFWLDQGAVPARVSLGVTTLLTMATQSSGINASLPPVSYTKAIDVWTGVCLTFVFGALLEFALVNYASRSDMHRENLKKTRREMEAATANLDAASDLLDTDSNATFAMKPLRGGEPKMRQCEVHMNPARKNCCRLWMSKFPTRSKRIDVISRITFPLVFALFNLAYWSTYLFRDEDEEN is encoded by the exons ATGCGTGAACGCGAAGATAAACTTCAGGGAGAAGGAGAAACAGATCCTGGACCAGATCCTCGGGCCGGGGCGGTACGACGCGCGCATCCGGCCGTCCGGTATCAACGGGACTG GCGAAGCTCCCACGTTAGTGCGAGTCAACCTGTATCTCCGATCCATCAGCAAAATAGATGATTATAAAATG GAATACTCCGTTCAGCTGACGTTCAGAGAACAATGGTTAGACGAACGGTTGAAATTCAACAACTTGGGCG GCCGGCTCAAATACCTAACCCTCACGGAGGCCAACCGTGTGTGGATGCCGGACCTGTTCTTCTCGAACGAGAAAGAGGGCCACTTCCACAACATCATCATGCCGAACGTCTACATCCGGATCTTCCCCAACGGCAACGTGCTGTACAGCATCCGAATCTCGCTGACTCTGTCGTGCCCCATGAATCTGAAGCTGTACCCGCTGGACAAGCAGACTTGCTCACTCAGGATGGCCAGTT ACGGCTGGACGACAGATGACCTGGTGTTCCTATGGAAGGAAGGTGACCCAGTGCAAGTCGTCAAGAACCTACACCTACCGCGCTTCACGCTCGAGAAGTTCCTCACTGATTACTGCAACAGCAAGACTAATACTG GTGAATACAGTTGCCTGAAGGTAGACTTGCTGTTCAAGCGCGAGTTCAGTTACTACCTGATCCAGATCTATATCCCCTGCTGTATGCTGGTCATCGTGTCCTGGGTGTCCTTCTGGCTAGACCAGGGCGCGGTCCCAGCCAGGGTGTCGCTAG GAGTAACAACGCTCCTGACGATGGCGACCCAGTCGTCAGGGATCAACGCCTCCCTGCCTCCCGTCTCCTACACGAAGGCCATCGACGTGTGGACGGGCGTCTGTCTCACCTTCGTCTTCGGAGCGTTGCTAGAATTCGCTCTAGTGAACTATGCGTCCCGCTCCGATATGCACAG AGAGAACCTGAAGAAGACGCGCAGGGAGATGGAGGCGGCCACAGCGAACCTGGACGCCGCCTCGGACCTGCTGGACACAGACAGCAACGCCACCTTCGCGATG AAACCGCTGCGCGGCGGCGAACCGAAGATGCGGCAGTGCGAGGTCCACATGAACCCCGCGCGCAAGAACTGCTGTCGCCTGTGGATGTCCAAGTTCCCCACCCGCTCTAAGAGGATAGACGTCATCTCAAGGATCACCTTCCCGCTGGTCTTCGCCCTCTTCAACCTGGCCTACTG GTCAACTTACTTATTCCGCGACGAGGACGAAGAGAACTGA
- the LOC134789606 gene encoding glutamate-gated chloride channel isoform X9 — protein MDVSRPSCAAFFCLLLLCFTQFAECVNAKINFREKEKQILDQILGPGRYDARIRPSGINGTDGPAVVSVNIFVRSISKIDDVTMEYSVQLTFREQWLDERLKFNNLGGRLKYLTLTEANRVWMPDLFFSNEKEGHFHNIIMPNVYIRIFPNGNVLYSIRISLTLSCPMNLKLYPLDKQTCSLRMASYGWTTDDLVFLWKEGDPVQVVKNLHLPRFTLEKFLTDYCNSKTNTGEYSCLKVDLLFKREFSYYLIQIYIPCCMLVIVSWVSFWLDQGAVPARVSLGVTTLLTMATQSSGINASLPPVSYTKAIDVWTGVCLTFVFGALLEFALVNYASRSDMHRENLKKTRREMEAATANLDAASDLLDTDSNATFAMMRQCEVHMNPARKNCCRLWMSKFPTRSKRIDVISRITFPLVFALFNLAYWSTYLFRDEDEEN, from the exons ATGCGTGAACGCGAAGATAAACTTCAGGGAGAAGGAGAAACAGATCCTGGACCAGATCCTCGGGCCGGGGCGGTACGACGCGCGCATCCGGCCGTCCGGTATCAACGGGACTG ATGGGCCTGCGGTTGTGAGCGTGAATATATTTGTCAGAAGTATATCAAAGATCGATGACGTCACGATG GAATACTCCGTTCAGCTGACGTTCAGAGAACAATGGTTAGACGAACGGTTGAAATTCAACAACTTGGGCG GCCGGCTCAAATACCTAACCCTCACGGAGGCCAACCGTGTGTGGATGCCGGACCTGTTCTTCTCGAACGAGAAAGAGGGCCACTTCCACAACATCATCATGCCGAACGTCTACATCCGGATCTTCCCCAACGGCAACGTGCTGTACAGCATCCGAATCTCGCTGACTCTGTCGTGCCCCATGAATCTGAAGCTGTACCCGCTGGACAAGCAGACTTGCTCACTCAGGATGGCCAGTT ACGGCTGGACGACAGATGACCTGGTGTTCCTATGGAAGGAAGGTGACCCAGTGCAAGTCGTCAAGAACCTACACCTACCGCGCTTCACGCTCGAGAAGTTCCTCACTGATTACTGCAACAGCAAGACTAATACTG GTGAATACAGTTGCCTGAAGGTAGACTTGCTGTTCAAGCGCGAGTTCAGTTACTACCTGATCCAGATCTATATCCCCTGCTGTATGCTGGTCATCGTGTCCTGGGTGTCCTTCTGGCTAGACCAGGGCGCGGTCCCAGCCAGGGTGTCGCTAG GAGTAACAACGCTCCTGACGATGGCGACCCAGTCGTCAGGGATCAACGCCTCCCTGCCTCCCGTCTCCTACACGAAGGCCATCGACGTGTGGACGGGCGTCTGTCTCACCTTCGTCTTCGGAGCGTTGCTAGAATTCGCTCTAGTGAACTATGCGTCCCGCTCCGATATGCACAG AGAGAACCTGAAGAAGACGCGCAGGGAGATGGAGGCGGCCACAGCGAACCTGGACGCCGCCTCGGACCTGCTGGACACAGACAGCAACGCCACCTTCGCGATG ATGCGGCAGTGCGAGGTCCACATGAACCCCGCGCGCAAGAACTGCTGTCGCCTGTGGATGTCCAAGTTCCCCACCCGCTCTAAGAGGATAGACGTCATCTCAAGGATCACCTTCCCGCTGGTCTTCGCCCTCTTCAACCTGGCCTACTG GTCAACTTACTTATTCCGCGACGAGGACGAAGAGAACTGA
- the LOC134789606 gene encoding glutamate-gated chloride channel isoform X7: protein MDVSRPSCAAFFCLLLLCFTQFAECVNAKINFREKEKQILDQILGPGRYDARIRPSGINGTGEAPTLVRVNLYLRSISKIDDYKMEYSVQLTFREQWLDERLKFNNLGGRLKYLTLTEANRVWMPDLFFSNEKEGHFHNIIMPNVYIRIFPNGNVLYSIRISLTLSCPMNLKLYPLDKQTCSLRMASYGWTTDDLVFLWKEGDPVQVVKNLHLPRFTLEKFLTDYCNSKTNTGEYSCLKVDLLFKREFSYYLIQIYIPCCMLVIVSWVSFWLDQGAVPARVSLGVTTLLTMATQSSGINASLPPVSYTKAIDVWTGVCLTFVFGALLEFALVNYASRSDMHRENLKKTRREMEAATANLDAASDLLDTDSNATFAMMRQCEVHMNPARKNCCRLWMSKFPTRSKRIDVISRITFPLVFALFNLAYWSTYLFRDEDEEN, encoded by the exons ATGCGTGAACGCGAAGATAAACTTCAGGGAGAAGGAGAAACAGATCCTGGACCAGATCCTCGGGCCGGGGCGGTACGACGCGCGCATCCGGCCGTCCGGTATCAACGGGACTG GCGAAGCTCCCACGTTAGTGCGAGTCAACCTGTATCTCCGATCCATCAGCAAAATAGATGATTATAAAATG GAATACTCCGTTCAGCTGACGTTCAGAGAACAATGGTTAGACGAACGGTTGAAATTCAACAACTTGGGCG GCCGGCTCAAATACCTAACCCTCACGGAGGCCAACCGTGTGTGGATGCCGGACCTGTTCTTCTCGAACGAGAAAGAGGGCCACTTCCACAACATCATCATGCCGAACGTCTACATCCGGATCTTCCCCAACGGCAACGTGCTGTACAGCATCCGAATCTCGCTGACTCTGTCGTGCCCCATGAATCTGAAGCTGTACCCGCTGGACAAGCAGACTTGCTCACTCAGGATGGCCAGTT ACGGCTGGACGACAGATGACCTGGTGTTCCTATGGAAGGAAGGTGACCCAGTGCAAGTCGTCAAGAACCTACACCTACCGCGCTTCACGCTCGAGAAGTTCCTCACTGATTACTGCAACAGCAAGACTAATACTG GTGAATACAGTTGCCTGAAGGTAGACTTGCTGTTCAAGCGCGAGTTCAGTTACTACCTGATCCAGATCTATATCCCCTGCTGTATGCTGGTCATCGTGTCCTGGGTGTCCTTCTGGCTAGACCAGGGCGCGGTCCCAGCCAGGGTGTCGCTAG GAGTAACAACGCTCCTGACGATGGCGACCCAGTCGTCAGGGATCAACGCCTCCCTGCCTCCCGTCTCCTACACGAAGGCCATCGACGTGTGGACGGGCGTCTGTCTCACCTTCGTCTTCGGAGCGTTGCTAGAATTCGCTCTAGTGAACTATGCGTCCCGCTCCGATATGCACAG AGAGAACCTGAAGAAGACGCGCAGGGAGATGGAGGCGGCCACAGCGAACCTGGACGCCGCCTCGGACCTGCTGGACACAGACAGCAACGCCACCTTCGCGATG ATGCGGCAGTGCGAGGTCCACATGAACCCCGCGCGCAAGAACTGCTGTCGCCTGTGGATGTCCAAGTTCCCCACCCGCTCTAAGAGGATAGACGTCATCTCAAGGATCACCTTCCCGCTGGTCTTCGCCCTCTTCAACCTGGCCTACTG GTCAACTTACTTATTCCGCGACGAGGACGAAGAGAACTGA
- the LOC134789606 gene encoding glutamate-gated chloride channel isoform X8, protein MDVSRPSCAAFFCLLLLCFTQFAECVNAKINFREKEKQILDQILGPGRYDARIRPSGINGTDGPAVVNINIFVRTITTISDIKMEYSVQLTFREQWLDERLKFNNLGGRLKYLTLTEANRVWMPDLFFSNEKEGHFHNIIMPNVYIRIFPNGNVLYSIRISLTLSCPMNLKLYPLDKQTCSLRMASYGWTTDDLVFLWKEGDPVQVVKNLHLPRFTLEKFLTDYCNSKTNTGEYSCLKVDLLFKREFSYYLIQIYIPCCMLVIVSWVSFWLDQGAVPARVSLGVTTLLTMATQSSGINASLPPVSYTKAIDVWTGVCLTFVFGALLEFALVNYASRSDMHRENLKKTRREMEAATANLDAASDLLDTDSNATFAMMRQCEVHMNPARKNCCRLWMSKFPTRSKRIDVISRITFPLVFALFNLAYWSTYLFRDEDEEN, encoded by the exons ATGCGTGAACGCGAAGATAAACTTCAGGGAGAAGGAGAAACAGATCCTGGACCAGATCCTCGGGCCGGGGCGGTACGACGCGCGCATCCGGCCGTCCGGTATCAACGGGACTG ATGGACCCGCTGTCGTTAACATAAATATCTTCGTACGAACAATTACTACCATAAGCGACATAAAGATG GAATACTCCGTTCAGCTGACGTTCAGAGAACAATGGTTAGACGAACGGTTGAAATTCAACAACTTGGGCG GCCGGCTCAAATACCTAACCCTCACGGAGGCCAACCGTGTGTGGATGCCGGACCTGTTCTTCTCGAACGAGAAAGAGGGCCACTTCCACAACATCATCATGCCGAACGTCTACATCCGGATCTTCCCCAACGGCAACGTGCTGTACAGCATCCGAATCTCGCTGACTCTGTCGTGCCCCATGAATCTGAAGCTGTACCCGCTGGACAAGCAGACTTGCTCACTCAGGATGGCCAGTT ACGGCTGGACGACAGATGACCTGGTGTTCCTATGGAAGGAAGGTGACCCAGTGCAAGTCGTCAAGAACCTACACCTACCGCGCTTCACGCTCGAGAAGTTCCTCACTGATTACTGCAACAGCAAGACTAATACTG GTGAATACAGTTGCCTGAAGGTAGACTTGCTGTTCAAGCGCGAGTTCAGTTACTACCTGATCCAGATCTATATCCCCTGCTGTATGCTGGTCATCGTGTCCTGGGTGTCCTTCTGGCTAGACCAGGGCGCGGTCCCAGCCAGGGTGTCGCTAG GAGTAACAACGCTCCTGACGATGGCGACCCAGTCGTCAGGGATCAACGCCTCCCTGCCTCCCGTCTCCTACACGAAGGCCATCGACGTGTGGACGGGCGTCTGTCTCACCTTCGTCTTCGGAGCGTTGCTAGAATTCGCTCTAGTGAACTATGCGTCCCGCTCCGATATGCACAG AGAGAACCTGAAGAAGACGCGCAGGGAGATGGAGGCGGCCACAGCGAACCTGGACGCCGCCTCGGACCTGCTGGACACAGACAGCAACGCCACCTTCGCGATG ATGCGGCAGTGCGAGGTCCACATGAACCCCGCGCGCAAGAACTGCTGTCGCCTGTGGATGTCCAAGTTCCCCACCCGCTCTAAGAGGATAGACGTCATCTCAAGGATCACCTTCCCGCTGGTCTTCGCCCTCTTCAACCTGGCCTACTG GTCAACTTACTTATTCCGCGACGAGGACGAAGAGAACTGA
- the LOC134789606 gene encoding glutamate-gated chloride channel isoform X4 codes for MDVSRPSCAAFFCLLLLCFTQFAECVNAKINFREKEKQILDQILGPGRYDARIRPSGINGTDGPAVVNINIFVRTITTISDIKMEYSVQLTFREQWLDERLKFNNLGGRLKYLTLTEANRVWMPDLFFSNEKEGHFHNIIMPNVYIRIFPNGNVLYSIRISLTLSCPMNLKLYPLDKQTCSLRMASYGWTTDDLVFLWKEGDPVQVVKNLHLPRFTLEKFLTDYCNSKTNTGEYSCLKVDLLFKREFSYYLIQIYIPCCMLVIVSWVSFWLDQGAVPARVSLGVTTLLTMATQSSGINASLPPVSYTKAIDVWTGVCLTFVFGALLEFALVNYASRSDMHRENLKKTRREMEAATANLDAASDLLDTDSNATFAMKPLRGGEPKMRQCEVHMNPARKNCCRLWMSKFPTRSKRIDVISRITFPLVFALFNLAYWSTYLFRDEDEEN; via the exons ATGCGTGAACGCGAAGATAAACTTCAGGGAGAAGGAGAAACAGATCCTGGACCAGATCCTCGGGCCGGGGCGGTACGACGCGCGCATCCGGCCGTCCGGTATCAACGGGACTG ATGGACCCGCTGTCGTTAACATAAATATCTTCGTACGAACAATTACTACCATAAGCGACATAAAGATG GAATACTCCGTTCAGCTGACGTTCAGAGAACAATGGTTAGACGAACGGTTGAAATTCAACAACTTGGGCG GCCGGCTCAAATACCTAACCCTCACGGAGGCCAACCGTGTGTGGATGCCGGACCTGTTCTTCTCGAACGAGAAAGAGGGCCACTTCCACAACATCATCATGCCGAACGTCTACATCCGGATCTTCCCCAACGGCAACGTGCTGTACAGCATCCGAATCTCGCTGACTCTGTCGTGCCCCATGAATCTGAAGCTGTACCCGCTGGACAAGCAGACTTGCTCACTCAGGATGGCCAGTT ACGGCTGGACGACAGATGACCTGGTGTTCCTATGGAAGGAAGGTGACCCAGTGCAAGTCGTCAAGAACCTACACCTACCGCGCTTCACGCTCGAGAAGTTCCTCACTGATTACTGCAACAGCAAGACTAATACTG GTGAATACAGTTGCCTGAAGGTAGACTTGCTGTTCAAGCGCGAGTTCAGTTACTACCTGATCCAGATCTATATCCCCTGCTGTATGCTGGTCATCGTGTCCTGGGTGTCCTTCTGGCTAGACCAGGGCGCGGTCCCAGCCAGGGTGTCGCTAG GAGTAACAACGCTCCTGACGATGGCGACCCAGTCGTCAGGGATCAACGCCTCCCTGCCTCCCGTCTCCTACACGAAGGCCATCGACGTGTGGACGGGCGTCTGTCTCACCTTCGTCTTCGGAGCGTTGCTAGAATTCGCTCTAGTGAACTATGCGTCCCGCTCCGATATGCACAG AGAGAACCTGAAGAAGACGCGCAGGGAGATGGAGGCGGCCACAGCGAACCTGGACGCCGCCTCGGACCTGCTGGACACAGACAGCAACGCCACCTTCGCGATG AAACCGCTGCGCGGCGGCGAACCGAAGATGCGGCAGTGCGAGGTCCACATGAACCCCGCGCGCAAGAACTGCTGTCGCCTGTGGATGTCCAAGTTCCCCACCCGCTCTAAGAGGATAGACGTCATCTCAAGGATCACCTTCCCGCTGGTCTTCGCCCTCTTCAACCTGGCCTACTG GTCAACTTACTTATTCCGCGACGAGGACGAAGAGAACTGA
- the LOC134789606 gene encoding glutamate-gated chloride channel isoform X3: MDVSRPSCAAFFCLLLLCFTQFAECVNAKINFREKEKQILDQILGPGRYDARIRPSGINGTDGPAVVSVNIFVRSISKIDDVTMEYSVQLTFREQWLDERLKFNNLGGRLKYLTLTEANRVWMPDLFFSNEKEGHFHNIIMPNVYIRIFPNGNVLYSIRISLTLSCPMNLKLYPLDKQTCSLRMASYGWTTDDLVFLWKEGDPVQVVKNLHLPRFTLEKFLTDYCNSKTNTGEYSCLKVDLLFKREFSYYLIQIYIPCCMLVIVSWVSFWLDQGAVPARVSLGVTTLLTMATQTSGINASLPPVSYTKAIDVWTGVCLTFVFGALLEFALVNYASRSNKHRENLKKTRREMEAATANLDAASDLLDTDSNATFAMKPLRGGEPKMRQCEVHMNPARKNCCRLWMSKFPTRSKRIDVISRITFPLVFALFNLAYWSTYLFRDEDEEN, from the exons ATGCGTGAACGCGAAGATAAACTTCAGGGAGAAGGAGAAACAGATCCTGGACCAGATCCTCGGGCCGGGGCGGTACGACGCGCGCATCCGGCCGTCCGGTATCAACGGGACTG ATGGGCCTGCGGTTGTGAGCGTGAATATATTTGTCAGAAGTATATCAAAGATCGATGACGTCACGATG GAATACTCCGTTCAGCTGACGTTCAGAGAACAATGGTTAGACGAACGGTTGAAATTCAACAACTTGGGCG GCCGGCTCAAATACCTAACCCTCACGGAGGCCAACCGTGTGTGGATGCCGGACCTGTTCTTCTCGAACGAGAAAGAGGGCCACTTCCACAACATCATCATGCCGAACGTCTACATCCGGATCTTCCCCAACGGCAACGTGCTGTACAGCATCCGAATCTCGCTGACTCTGTCGTGCCCCATGAATCTGAAGCTGTACCCGCTGGACAAGCAGACTTGCTCACTCAGGATGGCCAGTT ACGGCTGGACGACAGATGACCTGGTGTTCCTATGGAAGGAAGGTGACCCAGTGCAAGTCGTCAAGAACCTACACCTACCGCGCTTCACGCTCGAGAAGTTCCTCACTGATTACTGCAACAGCAAGACTAATACTG GTGAATACAGTTGCCTGAAGGTAGACTTGCTGTTCAAGCGCGAGTTCAGTTACTACCTGATCCAGATCTATATCCCCTGCTGTATGCTGGTCATCGTGTCCTGGGTGTCCTTCTGGCTAGACCAGGGCGCGGTCCCAGCCAGGGTGTCGCTAG GAGTAACAACGCTCCTGACGATGGCCACCCAGACGTCAGGCATCAACGCGTCCCTGCCGCCCGTCTCCTACACCAAGGCCATCGACGTCTGGACCGGCGTCTGTCTGACATTCGTCTTCGGAGCGTTACTGGAGTTCGCTCTGGTCAACTATGCGTCTCGCTCCAACAAGCACAG AGAGAACCTGAAGAAGACGCGCAGGGAGATGGAGGCGGCCACAGCGAACCTGGACGCCGCCTCGGACCTGCTGGACACAGACAGCAACGCCACCTTCGCGATG AAACCGCTGCGCGGCGGCGAACCGAAGATGCGGCAGTGCGAGGTCCACATGAACCCCGCGCGCAAGAACTGCTGTCGCCTGTGGATGTCCAAGTTCCCCACCCGCTCTAAGAGGATAGACGTCATCTCAAGGATCACCTTCCCGCTGGTCTTCGCCCTCTTCAACCTGGCCTACTG GTCAACTTACTTATTCCGCGACGAGGACGAAGAGAACTGA